CAGTTTACATTGGAAAAGGAGCAAAATTGCAAAGAGCGCTGATTAGTTATTTCTTAGACAAAGCATCTGAACAAGGATTTACTGAAATTCAGGCTCCCATAATGGTGAATGAGGAATCTGCATATGGAACCGGCCAGTTGCCCGATAAAGATGGGCAGATGTATTTTGTAAATGAAGACAAATTGTATTTAATTCCAACCGCAGAAGTTCCTCTGACAAATATTTACCGTGATTCAATAGTAGCTCAAGATGATTTACCCATCAAACTAACGGGTTACACACCTTGTTTTCGGAGAGAAGCTGGTTCGTATGGTAAAAATGTAAGAGGACTTAATCGTTTACACCAATTTGATAAAGTAGAAATTGTTCAAATCACAAAACCTGAACTTTCCTATCAAACATTAGATGAAATGGTTAGTTATGTTGGAAGTCTGATTAAAGAACTGGAATTGCCCTACCGGATAATGAGACTTTGTGGTAAGGATTTAAGCTTTACAGCTGCCCTGACTTTTGATTTTGAGGTTTATTCTGCCGCTCAAAAAAGATGGCTGGAAGTAAGTTCAGTATCAAACTTTGAAAGTTTTCAGGCTTCCCGATTGAAACTCAGATATAAAGATGAGAATAATAAAAACCAATTGGCACATACCCTTAACGGAAGTGCACTTGCTTTACCACGAATACTCGCTGCCATTTTAGAAAATAATCAGGAAGGAAATCACATCAATATTCCTAAAGTATTGGTTAAATACACAGGTTTCGATAAAATCGAATTGTAGGAATTAATTCTTTTTCTTTTAAATGGCCTTAAATTAGACGTTTGATTCAATTAAACGAATGCCATTATTAAGCTACAATCAGCATGATTGAACAGCTTCATCAGCTATTGAAAAAATACTGGGGTTTTGATAAATTTCGAGACCTTCAGCAGGAAATTATAGTTTCTGCAATCACCAATAACGATACCTTGGCATTGTTACCTACAGGTGGTGGAAAATCTATTTGCTATCAGCTGCCAGCAATTTATATGAATAAACTTTGTTTGGTCATATCCCCTTTAATTGCATTGATGAAAGATCAGGTTCAAAATCTGGAAAAAAGAGGAATTCCAGCAGCAGCAATATATTCGGGGATGAGTTTCAATGAAGTTGACAGGATACTTGATCATGCAGTTTTTGGCAAATACCGATTGTTGTATGTTTCACCAGAACGATTGGAAACAGACATTTTTAAAGCACGTTTGGAGAAACTCCCATTAAGCATGATAGCCGTTGATGAAGCTCATTGTATTTCTGAATGGGGTTATGATTTCAGACCATCCTATTTAAAAATTGCCAAATTAAAGCCTTGGTTTCCAAACATCCCCTTTCTGGCATTAACAGCTACAGCTACTAAAGAGGTTCAGCTTGATATCATAGAAAAATTAGAATTTAAAAATCCACAGCATTTTCAAAAAAGTTTTGAAAGGGAAAATCTAATTTATGCCTGTGTATATGATGAGGCAAAACTTAAAAAAATTGCCGACATCTTAAACAATGTGAAAGGATCAGGTATCGTTTATGTACGAACCCGGAAGCATGCAAAAGAAATTGCTGATTTTTTAGTCATGCAGAAAATAAGTGCCGATTATTATCATGCTGGACTTGATCCAAAGTCGCGCAATCAAAAGCAGGAAGATTGGATGAAAAACACATTCCGCATTATGGTAGCAACCAATGCCTTTGGAATGGGAATCGACAAAGCAAATGTTCGAGTGGTTATTCACGTAGATTTACCTGACAGTTTAGAAGCTTATTATCAGGAAGCTGGACGAGCAGGACGAGATTTGAAGAAATCTTTTGCTATTGCCATTGTTGATTCAAATGATAAAACAGCATTAGCTCAGCGCATTGAAAAAAAATTTCCTGAGAAGAAAGATATTCAAAAAGTCTATGATATTTTATGCAATTACTACCAAATACCAATTGGTAATGGTGAATTCATGGAATTTGACTTTGATATGAATGTGTTTTGTAAAACATACAATCTTGATTTACTAAAAACCTATAATGCCATAAAAAGCTTGCAACAAGAAGGCATTATTCAGTTGTCAGAGAATAGTGTGCTCATTTCAAAATTCATGTTTATTCCATCACATACTGAGCTATATGATTTTCAATTGAGAAATCCAAAGTTTGAGCCAATAATCAAAACGCTGCTCAGGTCCTATAGTGGTTTATACGACAACTATACTCGTATTAGTGAAGGTGAATTGGCATCAAGGCTAAATTCCAGTAAAGAAACGATCATTAAATACCTCAGTTATTTTAAAAAACTGGGAATTGCAGATTATATCCCTGCACGAAATAAACCGCAATTAGTATTTCTTATTGATAGAACAGACAAAAATAATTTTCCATTTGATTATACAAATTGGCAAAAAAGGAAGAAAATTGCTGAGAAGAAAATTGAAGCTATTCAGGAATATGGATATGAGTCTGGCAGGTGTAGAAGTAAAATGTTGTTGAATTATTTTGGTGAGAAAATTAAGAATAATTGCGGCCATTGCGATTATTGTTTGAAAGTAAAAGACTCAGGCTTAACTGCTGCTGAATTTGATAAAATATATTCCAGTCTGTTAGCGTTAATTAAAAATAAAAAAATAAAATCAACAGAAATTTCAGCTGAATTTCCTACTATTCAAAAAGAAAAAGTTATTTATGCAGTACGCTGGTTAATTGATCAGGGTAAAATTACAGAAGATTCTAACTTTTATTTGCAAATCAAAGAATGAAAAGAATTATTCTCACCGTTAGCAACGATATTTCTTATGATCAGCGCATGCATAGAATTTGTGAATCGCTTGCAAATAATGGATTTTCTGTATTATTAGTAGGTCGAAAACGAAAACATTCCATTCCATTACAAACTGATTCTTTTAGCAAAAAACGATTAAGATGTTTGTTTAATTCAGGGCCACTATTTTATGCTGAATATAATGTGCGCTTGTTTATTTTTCTATTGTTCCAGCCTTTTGACATTTTGTGTGCTATAGATCTCGACACCCTCCTTCCGAATCTATTTACTGCCAAATTAAAACGAAAGAAATGCCTCTATGATGCCCATGAATTCTATACAGAAGTTCCTGAACTAATTGGACGGAGTTTTACCAAAAAGATTTGGGAAAAAATTGCTGGTTATGGCATTCCTAAAATGACTGCTAGCTACACAGTAAATGATTCACTGGCTGCAATTTTATCAAATCAATACCATCAGGAGTTTAAGGTCGTTAGAAATGTTCCTATTTTAGTTCATCATGAAAAATCGAAAGTGAGGAAAGAGAAATTTGTTCTTTATCAAGGAGCAATCAATAAAGGGCGAGGTCTGGAAGAACTAGTTCTGGCAATGAAAAATTTAAGCATTAATCTTGTGCTTATTGGGGAAGGTGATTTAACAAAAAAAATAAAGCAGTTAATTGCTGATCACAATCTAGAAAATCAAGTAAGTATGAAAGGTTTTGTAGAAGCAAAGAAACTAAGAGAATATACCAGCAATGCATATATTGGATACAATCTGCTCGATCAACATAGTAAAAGCTATTACTATTCTTTGTCCAATAAATTTTTTGATTACATCCATGCAGGCATACCTTCCCTCTCAAATAATTTTCCAGAGTACAAGCGCGTAAACGAAAAATTTAAAGTTACTTTGCTATGCGATTTAAAAGTTGAAGATATCGTCAAATCCATAAATCTTCTTCTGAGCAATCAAAAGCTTTATGATGAACTTGAAAGCAATTGTTTGAAAGCGCAAATAGAATTTAATTGGCAAAACGAAGAAAAAAGACTCCTTGATGTCTACCAAAACATCTAATTTACATTTAAATATAGTTTCATTCGACATACCATTTCCAGCTAATTATGGAGGTGTAATTGATGTATACTATAAAATGAAGGCACTTAAGGAAAAAGGTGTTAAAATCCATTTGCATGCTTTTCAATATGGGAGAGAAAGTTGTCGAGAGCTAGAAAGTATTTGTGAAGAAGTTTCTTATTATTCCAGAAAAAGATTCGGAAACCTTTTCAATTTAAAACTACCCTATATCGTTAAAACAAGGAAATCGGCTCAACTCTTGAAAAATCTTCAGAAAAACGATTTTCCAATTTTATTTGAAGGGCTTCATTGTGCCTATTATGCAAATCATGATAGTCTCAAGCACAGGAATAGAATGGTTAGAATGCATAATATTGAATACTTATATTATATGCATTTAGCAAAGGTTGAAAAAAACATTTTCAAGCAATTGTATTTTAAAATTGAAGCAATCCGGCTTAAAAATTTTCAACAAATACTAAGCAACGTAAATCATATAGCTGCCATTTCTCCATCCGATCAAATTATTCTGAACCTAAAACATCAAAACAGTTTTTATCTACCTGTTTTTCATCCCAACGAAAAACTAAGCTCTACTATAGGCAAGGGAGAATATATATTGTATCACGGTAATTTAGGAGTGGGAGAAAATAATGAGGCAGCCATTTATTTGATTGAAAATGTATTTGACAAAATCGAATATCCTTGTATAATTGCAGGTTCAAATCCATCCAGAAAGCTCATTGATTTAGTAAAAGATCAGTCACATATAAAATTGATCAATCCTGAATTGGATGAGATTTATGACCTTATTAAAAATGCCCAGATAAACATACTTCCTACCTTTCAAGATACAGGTATAAAACTAAAACTGCTAAATGCCTTATATTTAGGAAGATATTGCTTGGTTAACAGCAAGATGGTTAAAGATACTGGTCTGGATCATTTATGTATTATTGCCTCTGATGATAGTGAATTTGTTGCACAGATTCATGATTATTTTAATCTGGATTTCACGATTAGTCAGCAAGAAACAAGACAGCAGCATTTGCAAACTTTGTTTTCAAACAATCACAATATCGATAAGCTTATTGATAAAATTTAGGTGATTGTTGTTTCCTGTATCTGCCCATCTTCAAGTTTTAATATTTTAGATGGAAAGCGCTCCATTAATTTATAATTGTGGGTAGCCATAAATACAGTTGATCCACTTTTAACTATATCAAATAATAAAGCCAATATTTCATTTGATGTATCAGGATCCAGATTTCCTGTAGGTTCATCCGCCAAAATAATTTTAGGATCATTCAATAGTGCACGAGCAATGGCCACACGCTGCTGCTCTCCCCCTGATAGTTCAAAAGGCATTTTAAAATCTTTTGTATTTAAACCCACTTGTCTCAATACCTCTTTGATTCTCTTGGCAATCAAATCATCTGATTTCCAGCCAGTGGCTTTTAAAACAAACTTTAAATTATCAAAAACACTTCTATCCATTAATAACTGGAAGTCCTGAAAAACAATACCCAGTTTTCGTCTTAAAAAAGGTACATCTTTCTTTTTTAATTTATTAAGATCGAAACCTGCTACTGTACCTTCTCCTTTCGACAAAAACAAATCTCCATATAGAGCTCGCATCAGTGTACTTTTACCACTTCCGGTTTTACCAATCAGATAGACAAATTCGTGTGGTAAAAGCGATAAATTAATATCATGTAATATCAGGGTATCTTGTTGAAAGATATGTGCATTTTTAAGGTCAACAATTGGATTACTCATTATTTATTTAGTTTAAATGTTTTTTTTCTTAATTTTTGTATATTTATCCTCTAAATATTTAAGTTTTAAACGCAAGTATAACAAGAAATAGACAGTTTTACAAATGCCCAAATTGGTATAATCCGTGTTAAACAATCGCACATCATGGTTTTGCCGTTTTTGGTTAATTAAATTTCTTCTAAAAAAATAAGATAATTAATTGTTTGTATCTCAAAATTTCTTAGTTTTGCAAATGCGTATGAATACGTTTAAAATTCATCACAAAAATAACCTAAAACCGTTGAATATGAAAAACCTTGCTAATTACAGGAAGCAGTTATTTTTTATTGGGATGAGTATCTTATTTGTTTCGTTTTATGGATGTAATCCATTGAAAAAAATGCAGAAAGATCTCGACAAGGTAAAGATTAAAGTTGTTGACGATGTTCTTGAAGTACATGCCGATAGCATCAACGTTTATTTCGACACCTATATTCCTGAAAATTATTTCCACAAGAAAGCAATTATGAAACTTGATCCTTTCTTGTCCTACAAAACAGACAGTATTTTTATGACACCTTTATTGCTTGCTGGCGAAAAGGTTGATTTGCAATCGAATAAAATTCCATCTTCGAATGTAGTACCCTTTAAAGCTGGAGCAACAGTGCCTTATCGTGAAAAATTAAGGTATGAGCCAGGCATGAAGAATTCTACTATTTACTTAGTTGGATCTTACAAGATTGATTCAGATTATGATGAACTTGACAACTGTATCTGTGATGTAAAAAAATATATGATCTCTGAAGGTGTGATAGCTACATCCCAAACAGTTCAGCCAACTGAAACTATTGGCATAGCTGGAAGCTTCACTCCAACCAGAATTGTTGCGAATGGTGTTATTTATTATGAAAACGATAAATATATCATTAAAAAAGGTCAAACTGAAAGTAAAGACTTTAAACTACCCTTCGTACTTGATCCAGTATTCGATTTAGTTATCAAAGAAGGATACCAAATAGAAGGTGTTACTATGCACTCACAAGCTTCTCCTGACGGAGCATTTGATAGAAACGAATTTCTAGCAAAAAGCAGAAAGTCAGTTTCTTATGCTTATATGGTCAAGCGACTGAAAGCTATTGGATTTGAGCAAGTTTATGATTCTGGCTTTTACAAAAGAGACCAGACTTACGAAGATTGGGAAGGTTTAAAACAACTTATTTCAAAAAGTGATCTGAGCATTAAAGAAGATATTCTTAAAATTATTGCCTCCGATCTTCCATTGGATGAGAAAGAAGCAAACATCAGAAAACTTGGTCAGTGGGAAGTTCTTGCAAAAACCATTCTTCCTAAGTTGAGGAAAACAGAAATTGCAATGACAGCTAAAACAATCATTCGTGAGCTGAGCGTTCTGAATGCATTGTACAAAGAGAACAAATTGGATGAATTTTATAACAAACAAGAAGTTCTTTATTTAGCATATAATACCAAGAGTTTAGATGATCAAGCTAAATTATATACTTATTATAATGAGAAATATCCTGATGAGTATGTTGGTTTAAACAACTTAGCTGGTGTTCATATTCTTAAGGGACAATATGATGATGCCCTTGATATTTTAACCAAATTGAATAAGAAACATCCAAATACAAAAGAAGTTCTTCAAAATGCTGGTATTTGCTATAGAATTAAAGGTGAGTATGATACCGCTTTATATATTTATGAGAAAGCTGCTGCTGCAGGTGCTGATGTTAGAAATAACAAAGGAATTTTGTACATCAAAACAGCCGATTATGAATTAGCTATCCAATCTTTTGAAGGAGACAGATATGACTACAACAGAGCTTTAGCTTATACCTTGAAGAAAGATTTAACCGGAGCTAAAAACGTATTGGATAAAATAGACGACAAATCTGCAGAAGATTTTTATCTGAGAGCAATTGTTGGAGCAAGATCAAAAGATGTTGATTTGCTTACAACAAGCTTAACACGTGCAATCAAATTAGATGGTAGCATCAGACAAAGAGCAAAGGAAGATTTGGAATTCAGAAATTACTGGGTAAAACCTGAATTCGAAAATGCTATTAGATAATAATTGGTAAATAAAGAAATAATTACAACTATGAAGAATGCTAAATTGATATTATCTTTTGGGATATTGGCAATGATTGCTTTAGGAATTTGGTCATGCGGTGAGCCAATTATTCCAGACGATCCTAAAGCAAAATTACCAACCTTGTCTGTTAACCCTCCGCAAAGTTTAGCATTTGACGTGGCTAAAGGAGAAGTTATCACATTCCATATTGAAGCAAATGCAAATGCTGATTCAAAAGCTGACTTAAAAATTGTCAAATTTGAGGTTAACTACAGTGCTGGTGGCGATACATCTATATCTTGGAATGTAGATCCTGTTGATGCTCAGTATAAAGTTATCAATTACGATTACACTGTTCCTGCTACTGTAAATGAGGACGATGTGATTACTGTTAGTGTTTCTGCTGAAGATAAAGATGGCTTAATCGGAACTAAAGCGTTTGTTTTAACCGTGAAAGATTTATCTGGTTTAAGTACTGTTGAAGGCATCATTCTTGGAGCACAAAACAATCCTGATATTGGAAGTTTTTATGCTACATCAACTAAAACAATTTTCAAAGTTGCTGATGCACAAACAAGTGGACAATCAACCATCGATTTAATTTATTTCTATGGTACTTCCAACACAGCAACAATTGCTTCACCAGATAATGACAATGTTTTTGGTAATGCCGCTGGTAAAATTTCATCTCTTTTAGTTCAGGACTGGAGTACTAGAAATGCAACAAGATTCAGAAAAGTTGCTTCTATGCCAACTACAGAATGGGATGTTTTAACTTCAACTCGTATCGCACAGATATATGCTACTGCTGCCCAACCTGTTGAAGCATTGGCAAATTTCTTATTTGATGGTACTGGTGGAACACAATCTTCACATGTAGTTTTCAAAACATCAAAAAATAAATATGGTATTTTCAGAGTAAAGGATATTAGTTCTTATGATAATACCGGTGCAATTACAATTGATGTACGTGTACAGAAATAATGATATTAAATAGTAAAAAAAAGCTTCCTGAATTCAGGGAGCTTTTTTTTTGTCTGAAATTTGCTGAAAGATAAACATGAATTTTCTCTACCCTCAATTTCTCTGGGCACTAAGCTTGTTAAGTATACCTATTATTATTCATCTCTTTCATTTCCGCAGATTTAAAACCATCTTTTTTAGCAATATTAAATTCATTCAATCACTGAAAAATGAAAAACAGACAAAAACAAAAATCAAGCATATCCTAATACTTATTTGCCGATTATTAGCTATCACATTTTTAGTTTTTGCTTTCGCACAACCCTATTTTAAAAACAATATCCAAACGCTGGGAAGCGGTAAAAAATCAATTAGCATTTATATTGATAATTCACCCAGTATGGAAAATACTGGAAAATCAAATACGCTTTTTGAACAGGCCAGAAATACGGCAATCGACATTGTTCATAATTTTCAAGTAAATGATGAGTTTCAACTCCTGACTAATGATTTATCACCAAAAGAAGAAAAATACTATAATCAGGAAAGAGCAATATCTATTTTAGAAGAAATGCAGCTGAATTCCCGATCTGTTCAGTTGGAAACCATAACAGATAAAATCGAAGCCACATCTGATAATATTGGTTCTCATATAGTTTATTTGATTTCAGACTTCCAAAAAAGCACATCAAATCTCGCAAAAATCAACTTTGATAGTAGTTCAAACTATTATCTTGTACAGGAAGAAGCACTAAGTATCAACAATATATACATTGATTCTGTTTGGTTCGCCAGCCCAATTTTAAGTTTAAATCACCAGGCATCTTTACAGGTTCGAATAATTAATTCGTCTGATGAGAAAATGGATCAAAATACCTTACGACTTAATTTGAATGGAAAAGAAATAGTAACTAATTGTAGTCTTCCTGCCCAATCAAGTGATGTGTTTTCAATTGAATTTAAGCTGTATCAAGCTGGTTGGAATACGGGCACTCTTAGCATTGACGATTATCCGCTAACTTTTGATGACACATACTTTATCAGCTTTTTCATCAAAAGCCAGAGCAACATATTGCTCGTATCAAATAACGAAAATCCTGTAATGAATTCTGTTTTTAAGACTGATCCATTTTTCAAAACAGAAAATATAAGCTCATCAAACTATTCCCATGAAAATAGTACGAATAAAGACTTAATTATTCTTAACGAATTAGCAGACATTCCGGATGAATTAAGAGCTGATTTAACAGATTATTTAATCAATGGAGGAAATGTGTTTATTATTCCTTCATCAAATAAATTGTTCAATACTGAGGAATACAAGCAATTATTTAATGATTTATTGATTAGCCCTTTTGAAAAAATCGTTGCGAACAAACAAAAAATTGATAAGATTGACTATAGCCACGATTTCTTGAAAAATGTTTTTGAAGGAATTGAAAAGAACATTGACCTCCCTCTTGTTCAAAAATATTATTCCCGAAGTAAAGACAGGTATTATGCTGAAAAAAACTTATTGACTTTAAAAAATGGAGATCCTTTTTTAACACTAAGTCAAGTAGGAAATGGATATGTGTTTGTGCTAAGCTCCCCTACTCATCCTGAATGGAGTAATTTTTATAATCAATGGTTGTTTTTACCCATAATTTATTCCTCAGCATTGTATCAGAATGCATCCAATACAATTTCCTACCAAATAGGTAAAGATCGATCTTTTACTATCCCAGACAGTAAAATGGACATGAAGTCAATCAAATTCAGACGAGGAAATAAAGACTTCATTCCAAGTTACAAACTAATAAATGGTCGTTTGTATTTTTACTTAACAGATGAATTTTCATCCACAGGCTTTTACACCCTATTGGCAGATGATACTACATCAAATAATTCTGCAAAAGTGGCCATAAATACCAACAGAATTGAGTCTGTAACAAAGGTCTATTCCCAAGATGAACTTAGTGAATTCGCAAAAGATAATCGAATTGAATATGTAAATACTTCAGTTGAAAAGATTAGTTCACGTATAGCGGAGATCAATAATCAAAAGGTATTTTGGAAAATTCTAATCCTTTTAACTTTGTTTTTCCTTCTTTGTGAAATTCTCATTATTCGATTATTCAGATAATAGTTCTTAAACTTTTATTCTTCATTTAAAATTAACTAATTTTGACCAAGCCCTAATATAAGTGGAACATCACCTAAACTATTAAAATAAAAACATGATAAAAATCGCAGCAAAATATGGATTGATGTGTGGATTAATTTCTGTACTCTCAGGAACTATATTCTATACGTTGGGTTTGGCATTCAAAAGCCAATGGTGGATTAGTTCAGTTGCTAACATCCTTATCTTTGTCTTAATTATTTTCCTTGTTATTGTTGCTGTAAAGGAATTTAGAAAACAATTAGAAGGAATAATAACTTTTACAGAAGCTTTTACTACAGCAATTTCAGCTTTCATTATTGTTGCATTACTTTCTTCAGTTTTTAACATTTTACTTTATACAGTTATTGATTCTGAATATCCTGAAAAAGTAAAAATTACAGCTATTGAGCGGATGGAAAAACAGCTCGATAAATCTCCAATGGAGGACACTAAAAAGGATGAGATGATTGAAATGCTCGATTCAAAGGATTTCACCTATACCGGTCCTAAAGCAGTTAAATCTTTTGGTTTTACAATTTTGTTCTATAGTATTATCTCCTTAATAATTGCTGCTGCTATTAAAAAAGACATCAACGAAGTTCCCTTAAATTAAGTTGCATATGGATATTAGTCTTGTTATCCCACTATTAAATGAAGAAGAATCCTTAACAGAACTTACTGAATGGATTGAAAGGGTCATGACTGAGCACAAGTTCAGCTATGAAGTTATATTTATTGACGATGGAAGCACCGATCAGTCTTTGTCAATTATCAAAACACTGTCAAAAAATAACGCTGCCATCAAAGGTCTTAGCTTCAGAAGGAATTATGGTAAGTCGGCTGCTTTAAACGAAGGATTCAGATTATCAAAAGGTGATGTGGTGATAACCATGGATTCTGATTTACAAGATAGTCCAGAAGAAATACCCGAGTTATTCAAGATGATCAAAACTGATGGCTATGATATTGTTTCTGGCTGGAAGAAAAAACGTTTTGATCCGATTAGTAAAACCATACCCACAAAGCTTTATAATTGGGCAACCCGAAGGTTAACAGGCATTAAACTCCATGATTTTAATTGCGGATTAAAAGCGTATAAATCGGAGGTCGTAAAGAGCATCAATGTGTATGGTGAAATGCATCGCTATATTCCTGTATTAGCTAAATGGCAAGGCTTTTCGAAAATCGGAGAAAAAGTTGTTTTACATCAGGCCAGAAAATATGGCGAAACAAAGTTT
This genomic window from Bacteroidota bacterium contains:
- the serS gene encoding serine--tRNA ligase produces the protein MLTISQLEENTSEVIRLLAIKNIDAESKIKEILALDQARKSTQKENNEVQSELNSLAKEIGVLFRNKEVEKANELKLKTSSLKETAKKLQDDQLAIQDKIHSLIIELPNIPHNSVKAGLNEDDNELLEQHGEVFETDALPHWEIATKAGIIDFETGNKLTGAGFPVYIGKGAKLQRALISYFLDKASEQGFTEIQAPIMVNEESAYGTGQLPDKDGQMYFVNEDKLYLIPTAEVPLTNIYRDSIVAQDDLPIKLTGYTPCFRREAGSYGKNVRGLNRLHQFDKVEIVQITKPELSYQTLDEMVSYVGSLIKELELPYRIMRLCGKDLSFTAALTFDFEVYSAAQKRWLEVSSVSNFESFQASRLKLRYKDENNKNQLAHTLNGSALALPRILAAILENNQEGNHINIPKVLVKYTGFDKIEL
- a CDS encoding RecQ family ATP-dependent DNA helicase produces the protein MIEQLHQLLKKYWGFDKFRDLQQEIIVSAITNNDTLALLPTGGGKSICYQLPAIYMNKLCLVISPLIALMKDQVQNLEKRGIPAAAIYSGMSFNEVDRILDHAVFGKYRLLYVSPERLETDIFKARLEKLPLSMIAVDEAHCISEWGYDFRPSYLKIAKLKPWFPNIPFLALTATATKEVQLDIIEKLEFKNPQHFQKSFERENLIYACVYDEAKLKKIADILNNVKGSGIVYVRTRKHAKEIADFLVMQKISADYYHAGLDPKSRNQKQEDWMKNTFRIMVATNAFGMGIDKANVRVVIHVDLPDSLEAYYQEAGRAGRDLKKSFAIAIVDSNDKTALAQRIEKKFPEKKDIQKVYDILCNYYQIPIGNGEFMEFDFDMNVFCKTYNLDLLKTYNAIKSLQQEGIIQLSENSVLISKFMFIPSHTELYDFQLRNPKFEPIIKTLLRSYSGLYDNYTRISEGELASRLNSSKETIIKYLSYFKKLGIADYIPARNKPQLVFLIDRTDKNNFPFDYTNWQKRKKIAEKKIEAIQEYGYESGRCRSKMLLNYFGEKIKNNCGHCDYCLKVKDSGLTAAEFDKIYSSLLALIKNKKIKSTEISAEFPTIQKEKVIYAVRWLIDQGKITEDSNFYLQIKE
- a CDS encoding glycosyltransferase — translated: MKRIILTVSNDISYDQRMHRICESLANNGFSVLLVGRKRKHSIPLQTDSFSKKRLRCLFNSGPLFYAEYNVRLFIFLLFQPFDILCAIDLDTLLPNLFTAKLKRKKCLYDAHEFYTEVPELIGRSFTKKIWEKIAGYGIPKMTASYTVNDSLAAILSNQYHQEFKVVRNVPILVHHEKSKVRKEKFVLYQGAINKGRGLEELVLAMKNLSINLVLIGEGDLTKKIKQLIADHNLENQVSMKGFVEAKKLREYTSNAYIGYNLLDQHSKSYYYSLSNKFFDYIHAGIPSLSNNFPEYKRVNEKFKVTLLCDLKVEDIVKSINLLLSNQKLYDELESNCLKAQIEFNWQNEEKRLLDVYQNI
- a CDS encoding glycosyltransferase family 1 protein; protein product: MSTKTSNLHLNIVSFDIPFPANYGGVIDVYYKMKALKEKGVKIHLHAFQYGRESCRELESICEEVSYYSRKRFGNLFNLKLPYIVKTRKSAQLLKNLQKNDFPILFEGLHCAYYANHDSLKHRNRMVRMHNIEYLYYMHLAKVEKNIFKQLYFKIEAIRLKNFQQILSNVNHIAAISPSDQIILNLKHQNSFYLPVFHPNEKLSSTIGKGEYILYHGNLGVGENNEAAIYLIENVFDKIEYPCIIAGSNPSRKLIDLVKDQSHIKLINPELDEIYDLIKNAQINILPTFQDTGIKLKLLNALYLGRYCLVNSKMVKDTGLDHLCIIASDDSEFVAQIHDYFNLDFTISQQETRQQHLQTLFSNNHNIDKLIDKI
- a CDS encoding ATP-binding cassette domain-containing protein, translating into MSNPIVDLKNAHIFQQDTLILHDINLSLLPHEFVYLIGKTGSGKSTLMRALYGDLFLSKGEGTVAGFDLNKLKKKDVPFLRRKLGIVFQDFQLLMDRSVFDNLKFVLKATGWKSDDLIAKRIKEVLRQVGLNTKDFKMPFELSGGEQQRVAIARALLNDPKIILADEPTGNLDPDTSNEILALLFDIVKSGSTVFMATHNYKLMERFPSKILKLEDGQIQETTIT
- a CDS encoding tetratricopeptide repeat protein, which produces MKNLANYRKQLFFIGMSILFVSFYGCNPLKKMQKDLDKVKIKVVDDVLEVHADSINVYFDTYIPENYFHKKAIMKLDPFLSYKTDSIFMTPLLLAGEKVDLQSNKIPSSNVVPFKAGATVPYREKLRYEPGMKNSTIYLVGSYKIDSDYDELDNCICDVKKYMISEGVIATSQTVQPTETIGIAGSFTPTRIVANGVIYYENDKYIIKKGQTESKDFKLPFVLDPVFDLVIKEGYQIEGVTMHSQASPDGAFDRNEFLAKSRKSVSYAYMVKRLKAIGFEQVYDSGFYKRDQTYEDWEGLKQLISKSDLSIKEDILKIIASDLPLDEKEANIRKLGQWEVLAKTILPKLRKTEIAMTAKTIIRELSVLNALYKENKLDEFYNKQEVLYLAYNTKSLDDQAKLYTYYNEKYPDEYVGLNNLAGVHILKGQYDDALDILTKLNKKHPNTKEVLQNAGICYRIKGEYDTALYIYEKAAAAGADVRNNKGILYIKTADYELAIQSFEGDRYDYNRALAYTLKKDLTGAKNVLDKIDDKSAEDFYLRAIVGARSKDVDLLTTSLTRAIKLDGSIRQRAKEDLEFRNYWVKPEFENAIR
- a CDS encoding DUF4199 domain-containing protein, encoding MIKIAAKYGLMCGLISVLSGTIFYTLGLAFKSQWWISSVANILIFVLIIFLVIVAVKEFRKQLEGIITFTEAFTTAISAFIIVALLSSVFNILLYTVIDSEYPEKVKITAIERMEKQLDKSPMEDTKKDEMIEMLDSKDFTYTGPKAVKSFGFTILFYSIISLIIAAAIKKDINEVPLN
- a CDS encoding glycosyltransferase family 2 protein — protein: MDISLVIPLLNEEESLTELTEWIERVMTEHKFSYEVIFIDDGSTDQSLSIIKTLSKNNAAIKGLSFRRNYGKSAALNEGFRLSKGDVVITMDSDLQDSPEEIPELFKMIKTDGYDIVSGWKKKRFDPISKTIPTKLYNWATRRLTGIKLHDFNCGLKAYKSEVVKSINVYGEMHRYIPVLAKWQGFSKIGEKVVLHQARKYGETKFGLERFIRGPLDLLSIMFVSKFSKRPMHFFGSLGILSFLAGFIITVWLISEKFYARFVDSYEGRDIIEKPLFFIALLMLMIGVVLFLAGFIGELISKITDSKSTSVIKERININ